The sequence below is a genomic window from Brevibacillus agri.
CCTATGAGCCGTGGCATCTGCGCTACGTCGGAAAAGAAATGGCGCGAGAGATCACGGCGGCAGGGCTTACCCTGGAGGATTACTTGTCCGCAACCGCCACGGCGCAAAAATAAAAGGGGAAAAGAAAAAGCCGCTCACGTGCAAGAGCGGCTTTTTCGTATGCGACTGCCCAGCTAGGTAGCAGGCGGTTATTTTGGCAGACGGATGTCCGACAACGGCCAGTAGACCGCTTCCGCGCGACCGACTACATGATCGAGCTTGACAGGGCCAATGACCCGGCTGTCCATACTGTTGTTGCGATTGTCTCCCATTACAAAAACGCTGCCTTCCGGAATGGTGATCGGCCCGAAGTCTTCGGTCAGGGTCACGCCAGCCGCCGAAGCTTGCAGCTTGTTGTTGGCCAAATACTCTTCGCTGAGCGGTTGGCCGTTGACGTACACCTGGTCGTTTTTCGCTTCTACCGTATCGCCTGCGACAGCGATGACGCGCTTGATCCAGTTGTCGCCGCTCGCATCCGGGTGAATAATGACGATGTCGCCCGGTTTCGGCTCCTTGAGATAGTAAATCGCTTTGTTGACGATGACCCGTTCGCGGTCGTGCAGCGTGCTCTCCATCGACCGTCCTTGCACGACGTAGGGCGCCATGACGAACACGTAGATGAAGGCAGTCAAACCGCCAATCAAAACAAACGATTTCAACCAGTCGAGCAATTCGGTTTTCCATTTCGCTGTGCTTTTGGTTTGTTCCATCAACTTGATCTCCTATGTACATGGTTTCGCTGGCAACAGATTGCCGTGGGCAAAAGAACGCCCTGCGCTTGGGACTGCCTTTCTATTATACATGCAATACGATTGGATACGGAATAAGATTCAAGGAAATTAATGGAGGGCGCGCCCAAAAGCTGCTGTCACGATTTTGCCATCTTCGCCTATTGTCAGTTTTTCCTGTTTGCGGTAAGATGATGTTGCATATAAGTTTTACAGTAAAAATATTAAGTAGTAAACACTTTGTTCCGGCTCATACATATCTTTCGAGGAAAGAAATAATTTTGGAAGGTCTATTGATCTTCATGTACTTAGGCTATATAGTTTTATAGTAAAAGTACTTATATTATTTACTTTCTGAAAATAGGTGATGTTGTGAGCGACATGTCCCGCGCCAGTAAAATTGAGGAACTGGATCGAGCATTTGTCGAGATGGCTCGCTTCTTCATCAGCCACTGGCTGGAAGAGGAAGAGCTGATTAGTCCCAAGCAATTTATTTTGCTGCGAGTGCTTCATCAAAAAGGAAGAAGCACAGTTTCCGAACTGGCGACCATTCTGAAGCAATCCAACAGTGCGACTACGATTGCTCTCAATCGGCTGGTGAAAGCCGGTTACATCGACCGGGTCCGCGACGAGCTGGACCGGAGAGTCGTATGGGTCACGCTGTCGCAAAAGGCAGTCCCTATGCTGGAGGGGCTTTTGTGCCAGAGAAGAGCACTGGTGGGCAAACTGCTGGAAAACCTGAGCGACGAAGAATTGGAGCAGTTTACGTACTTCTTGCGGAAAATGAAGCAATGCATGTAGCGTTGCCATCAGGGTAGCAGGTGGGGGACATTTCAGCGGACAATGTGTGTACTACGCGAATGGGAGTGTACACATATGAAAAAAAGCAGCACATTGATGATGGGTTCTTTGATTCTCGGAGCGGCGCTGTTTGCACAGTCGGCCTGTGCAGAAGAAGCTTCCGCTAATGCAACTGAAGCTTCCGCGACAACTCCTGCGCCAGCAGTTGAAACGACGACAACAACAACTCCAACGGCTGCACCCGTAGCTGAACAGCCACAACCTGGAAACGGCGTTCAAGGAGCTTGGGTCAAGCTTCCTGGGGAAGACGAATACGTTTTCGTGAGCGGCCAATTTGTTCCTGACGCATCCTCGACGTCCGGTTGGTCCCTCTTGCCAGCAGAAGACCAGTTTGTCTCCACCAATCGTTTCCAAGTCGTGCAAACGGCAAATGGCGGCTGGATGGGAATGCCGGCTGAAGATCAATTCATTTCGACAAACCGCTACCAAGTGGTGCAAACGTCCAACGGTGGCTGGATGGCAATGCCAGTAGAAGACGAGTTCGTTTCCACGAACAACTACCAGGTCGTGCAAGCGCCAAACAGCGGTTGGACCGCATTGCCAAAAGAAGATGAGAGCATCGTCATCGGACGCAACTCTACGCAAGATGTGACCAACAGAACCGGCTGGTCCTTGATGGTTCCAGATGTTTCGGCTGACAAAGACAAGTAAGAATAAAGGTGGAAGACGCTTTGCCGCAACGGGCAAGGCGTTTTTTTTTTCGTCTGTTCGCGAAAGCGGCTTCTTCTTTTCTGCGATGGCTAAATGGCTAAATCGGGAGCGCCTGACGCACACTATACCGAAAATCAGCTAGAAGGAGGAAGAAAGCGATGGCAGAACGTGAAAACCGCCCCACGCAGCAACTGAGTGAGACGGGGCAGATGGAAAGCGCCGTGTATCAGGTAGAGGAAGAAGCAGGAGGACTCGCGGCTACACAGGAACAGGTGAGCGACATGTACAAGATGGGGACGATCGAGGACAGCGAGCAGAGCGAATAGCACCGCGCTGGACCACGGGAGCAAGCCAGCTTTTGTCTAGGGGAAAAAGCTGGCTTGTTATTTTGTGCTTTTGATAAAATAAATTTTATTGACTTACAGAGATTTATCGGCAAGAATACAATTGGAATCAGAAAATTAAAAAAGGGTGTGTCACGCATGAGAGACTCTCGTTTGGAGCAATTGGCCTATAACCTGGTGAACTATTCCGTCCGCGTACAGCCAGGGGAAAACATCCTGATTAACGCCAAAGGGAAGACGCCTGAACTGGTATCTGCCCTCGTCCGTGAGATTTACAAGGCGGGAGGCAGCCCGTTCGTCCAGCAGATTGATCCGGCGATCAGCCGTGAAATCGCGATGAACTGCAACGAGGAGCAACTGAAGGTCATGGCGGAAAGCGAAGTGGCCCTCATGGAAAAAATGCAAGGCTATATCGGCATCCGCGCAGCCGACAACATCAATGAGATGGCAGATGTTCCCGGAGACAAGCTCGGTCTGTACTCCCGTTTGTACGAGCTGCCAGTCATGAACGTCCGCGTGCCCAAAACAAAATGGGTGGTGCTTCGCTACCCGAACCCGTCCATGGCTCAATTGGCGAACATGTCGACGGCGGCGTTTGAAGACTTTTACTTCCAGGTGTGCAATCTGGATTACGGAAAAATGGACAAGGCGATGGACAGCCTGGTCGACCTGATGAACCGCACCGACGAAGTCCGTCTGGTCGGGCCGGATACAGACCTGACTTTCTCGATCAAGGACATCCCGGCGGTCAAATGTGCGGGTCTGCGCAACATCCCGGACGGCGAAGTGTACACCGCTCCGGTGAAAAACTCTGTCAACGGCACAATTACACACAATGCGCCTACGCCGTACCACGGCTTTACGTTTGAAAACGTTCGCCTGACTTTCAAGGACGGCAAAATCGTCGAGGCGACCGCAAACGATAGCAAGCGGCTGAACGAAATTCTCGACACGGACGAGGGCGCGCGCTACATCGGCGAGTTTGCGATCGGGGTCAATCCGTTCATCCGCAACCCGATGAAAGACATTTTGTTCGACGAAAAAATCGACGGCAGCTTCCACTTCACGCCTGGTCAATGTTACGATGAGGCGTACAACGGAAACAAGTCGTCGGTTCACTGGGACATGGTTTCCATCCAGCGTCCGGAGTGGGGCGGGGGAGAAATCTGGTTTGATGGCGTCCTGATCCGCAAAGACGGCCGCTTTGTCATTCCCGAGTTGGAGTGCCTCAATCCGGAAAACTTGAAGTAGAACCCCGGCAGCCCGATTATTTATCGTACTGAGACAGTCTCTCCTGTGCCAGCTCAACATCCATTTCGATCTGGAAAAGCATGTGCAAATTGCTGGAGGACATGATGGAGCGACGAGCGGAATGATAGAGGATCGGCTTGTCCGTTTTGATGAGCGTCAGGATTTCGACCACCGGCGGGATGACCTGCTTGATTCTGAGCAAGCTTTGCAGGTAGCGGAGAAATGTCTGAACGCTGGCGGCATCGTCCTGATTGGGCAAGGTCTTCATCAGGCTGAGGAAGTCACGCACGATGATGCGCTTTGCTTCCAGAGGCTCTACGATATTTGTACGGTTCACGCTGGCTCCACCTCACGGGACTTATAGTAACGTATTCCTTGTTCTTTTCCTCCATTCGTCCCATCGTAAACCTGTAAACAGGAAAAAAGTCTGTGGCTTGTGCCATAGACTTTTTTTATGACGATTCTTCGCCTTCGTACACGCCTTTTTCTTCCAGCGGAATGCGCACGCGCAGCAGTAGCCAGGCATTCAGGAGCGTAAAGGCGACAGCGGTATTCACGGCGGAAAACGTCAGCGGGAGAGTGAACAGCTCGATCGCCACGACGACGTAGTTCGGATGGCGAAGCCAGCGGTACGGACCGCGCCGGAGCGGCGCTTCCCCTGGAATGACCAGAATCCGCGTATTCCAACGCCTGCCCAGGCTCTGGATGCACCAGTAGCGGAGCAGTTGGGCCGCCAAAAACAGGCCGAAGCTGTACCCCCACCACGGAGGCAGCGCCGAAGCACTGCCTGTCGCGAGCACTTCTACCATCAAGCTGACAAAAAAGCAAACATGCATCAGCACGATGTATTTGTAATGGCCCGCGCCGATCTCGACGCCTCCCAGGGCGCACACGTAGCGGGCGTTTCGCGCGGCCAGCACCAATTCGCAGAAGCGTTGCAGGCAGACGGCAGCCATGACTGTGACGAAAAAGAGCATCGCGCCTACCTCGCTTCCAAGAGGAGCAGCTCAGAGCTGAACCCCGGCCCAAGCGCCGCAACCAGTCCGCGGTCGCCCGGCTGCCACGCTTGCTCCATGCTTTTTTCCAGCACAAACAGCACCGTCGGCGAAGACATGTTGCCAAAATGGCGCAGCACCTCTTCGGAGTGGCGCGTCGCCTCGGCATCAATGCCGAGCGAAGACTGGTACGCGTTCAAGACTTTTGCGCCGCCCGGATGAAAAATAAAGTGGCGCAGACGGTCCACGGTCGTCTGGTGCGACGTCAAAAAGCTTTCCACGTTTTCGCGCATGTATGTCTGAATCAACGTAGGAATGTCGCGGGAAAAAATCACCTTCAACCCCGGCTCTGTCAGCTCCCAGCCCATCACGTCGAGCGTATCCGGCCACGTCGTGGTGCGGGCATCGCGAAACTGGATCCGGGGCGCGCCTTCCTCTGCCGAGGCTTGGACATGGTCGCCGCTGACCACGACGGCTGCTGCTCCATCCCCGAACAGACAAGTCGCCACGAGATTGCTTTTGGACAAATCCTGGCGAATAAAGGTCAGCCCGCACAGCTCTACGCTGATGAGCAGCACCCTGCGCCCGGGGTAGGCTCCGGCGTACTCGCACGAGCGGGACAAGCCCATCGCTCCCCCGGCACAGCCCAGTCCCCACAGCGGAATCCGCGTAATATCGGAGCGAAGCCCGAGACTGTTGACCAGGCGGGAATCCATGCTCGGCGTGGCAATCCCTGTGCTGGAGACGAATACGAGACAATCGATATCGGTTGGCACAAGCCCGGCTTTTTGCAGGCATTTTCGCGCAGCCGCAAGCGACAACGCTTCTGCGTGCTGAATGTACAGCCTGTTTTTTTCGGCAAACGGCTGGTCGCTGGAAAACCAGTCCAGCGGCATGCAAAAGTGCCGTTTTTCGATATGGCTGTGGGCAAAAACGTTCAGGAGCCGATCAATATCGGGAAAAGCATCCTGAAAAAAATGACGGGCGAGCTGCATGGAAGCTTCCGTGGAAACTTCATGCGGCGGTACTGCTGTCGCAACGGATTCGATACGGGGCATACACTTTTTCACTCCCGTTGTTTCATAATGTACAACTATGTTTCCCCTTCCAATTGATTCCAATTCATCGCATCCGCCCATCTGCTGGTGTTTACGTTTGCACTGCCGCAATTTAGCGATACACAGGAGCGGATTGCCGTCGTGCTCGCCTCTGTGGAGGGCGGCTGCGAAATGACGTTTTCCCAGGAGATCGTCGTACCGCATGAAAACGGCTGGACAACAGAAGCCGTTGAAAAGGCCGAGCGGGAGTACTACGAAGGCTTGGAGCATGGCGGGAGCCGCATGCTTGCCGGATTGCAGCAATCGGCGAATATCCTTCGCAGCGTAGCCGTTTATCTCGAAAAAAAGAAAAAGCCTGTATGCGAAACGTTGGCAACCCCACCGTTTGGCAGACAGGCTGGAATGGACACAGTGCTCTAGCTCGAAAGCGACTGGACACTTTCGGCAGGCTCCGCCTGCGTCGTTTTTTTGACAAAGCGGTATTGGAACAGGCCGCCGACGAGCAGCAGCAGGCTGAGGATGGAGAACCAGAGAGCGCCCCCGATCCCTTTGAACGCGACGGCGCCGACACTCGGGCCGATCGTGCCCGTGATGCCCCAGTTCGCGCCGAAGATCGCAAAATAACGTCCGCGATATTCTTCCGGGGCCATGACGGAGATCGCTTTTTGAATTTGCGGCCCGTAGAGCATCTCGCCGATCGTAAACAGGACTTCGGCGAGCACGAGAATGAGAAAGCCAGGCGCCCAGCCGTAGCCGAAACCGACACAGGCGAGAAACAGGTAGGCGGTGAGAATGACCCAATGAGCAGGAAAGCGCTCGGCGTACTTGGCAATCGCAATCTGGCAACAGACGACCAAGACGCCGTTGATCGTCATCAAAGTAGCGAAGACGCTGAGAAAGTCGGTGTACTGGGTGCGCAAATGCTGCGGCAAAATGATCTCTACTTGCGAGTACAAAAGCGACACAGGCACCGCGGCAAGCGTCATCCAGATCAGCGTAGGATGCTCGGCCAGCTTCAGCCGGGGAGCCTGGTCCGTCTTGGCAGAACGGCTGGCCTGTGCCCGGATGTGGTCGGGCAGCGTCTCCGGGACCTTCCAGAAGAGGAGCAGCGCGTAGACGAACAGCATACAGGAGCAGATGCCAAACGCAATCGCCGGGTTGACTTTATAGATGGCGACACCGATCAGCGGGCCAGCGGCGGCCCCGAGATTCAGCGCGGTGTGCAGAAGCGCGAATACTTCGCTGCGTTTTTCCTCCGGCACGACATCGGTAATTTGGGCGCTTGCGGCTGGCCAGAACAACGAGGCTCCGATCCCGTTCAAGACGGTAAGCGCGGCAAAGGCAAAAATAGATTCCGCCCAAATATAACCGGCCATGGAGATCGCTTCAATGGACAGTGCGGCGATCATCAGCGGCTTTCGGCCATAGCGGTCGGAGAGGCTCCCGGCAAAATAGCCGGAGATGATGCTCGTCAGCGGTTGCAGGCTGGTGACCATCGCCGCCACGAGCAGATTTCCGTCCATCCTGTCGTACAGATAGAAGGCGAGGAACGGCCGAAGCATGAAGCCTGCAAAAGTTGTAAGGACCGTCCCGATGACGCGAATCCAGATCGTCGTGTCGTAGCGGGCGATCATTTGTTGAAGCCAGACCATTCGGTTAATTCCTCCCTATCGATCAATCATATTTTGAAAGTATAGCTTACCCATTATACGAAAAAAAAAGAGGGTTGGGATAAGTGGGAAAATTCGATAAAAGTAGAGAAAGCAAGTTATTCTGTTCGCCCATCAGGGCATTCAACAGAATAGTGCTTGAACCGTGGCGGAAAGGAAGGTAAAATATTCCTGTAAGCACGAAGTAAGACCTAGTTTTAAAGAAAACGTTTAGGTCTTATGTAACGGAAAAGTACTTATGGTGCTGCTACAATGGATGGGCCGGAGGTGGAGAGTACCTTGGACTCACGCTGGATTGGCATGGGTGTGTCCTGTTTTATTATATGGATTTGGCTTATCGTATGCGGGCTGCCTGATGAGCAGTCGGCGATGCGGTTTGTCGTGCTGATGGCCATCATCCAGATGGCAGCCGGATACAGCCTGGGGATATACGTGAATCGTCTGCGACAAATGGCCTATCACGACTCATTGACGGGGGTATTGGTCAATCGCCGGTTTCTGGACAGGCTGATTCGCGAGATCAGGCAGGCGAAAAATCAGCACTATCCGATCACGCTTTTATTTATCGACCTGGATAATTTCAAAAAATTCAATGATTGCCATGGACATATGGAAGGGGATCGGCTGCTCTGCCAATTCGCTTCCATTTTGCAAGCCAATGTGCGCAACCAGGATACGGTCGGCCGATGGGGCGGCGAAGAATTTGTCGTGCTGCTGAAGCATGCGGATACGAATGAGGCGCTCGCAATCGGGAAGCGGATCCAGGAGCAGGTTCGCGAGACGCTGTCCGGCGTGACGGTCAGCATCGGCGTCGCCTCCTATCCGATGCATGCGGCTACGGCAGAGGAGCTGACGCACAAGGCGGATATGCTCATGTACGAAGCGAAGAAAAAGAAAGATTGCATGGTAGTCGCTACGCGATAAAGAAGAGAATAGATGGCAAGACTAACACCTGTCGCCCGCTCAAGGAGACGGGTGTTTTATTTTTATTTGCGGATTGTAAAGGAAATTTACAAAAACTTAATATTTTTTTAAAGAAAAATCTACACACTTGCCCTTGAATTTAAATTTACGTCAACAATATCTTTCGATATAATCGTCTAGGTGTGATTTATCCAAAGGAGTGAAGAAGGACCGTATGTTGAAATCTAACAAGTATATCTTCTTTGATCTGTTTGAACAGCAGATTGCCACGGTGCACAAAGGGACTCATCTTTTTTATGAAATGATAGGAAACTATCAAGATGTGGAAGCCAAAGTCAAGGCAATCAAGGCTGTTGAAAAAGAAGGGGATGAGATCGTTCGCCGCATCATGAACGAATTGAATTCTACCTTTATCACTCCGCTTGAGCGTGAAGACATTCACCAGCTCGCACATACAATGGACTCGATGATCGATTACATTGACGGTGTTGCGGATCGCATGTATCTCTATCAAGTTCGTCAGCCGGAGCCGCGCGTTTTGGCACAAGCAAACATTTTGGTCAAATGTTCGGCAAAGCTGATTGAGCTGATTCGCACGCTGCGCAAGCTCGATCATCAGGTAGTATCGAAAATCGCGCGGGAAATCAAAGATCTGGAGCATGAATCCGACTCCAATTACCGCAAAATGGTATCCGATCTGCTGAATTCGCCGGATGCGAATCCGATCGAAGCGATCAAACTCAAGGAAATTTACGACAAGCTAGAAGACTGTGCTGACTTTGCCGAGGACGTTTCGAACCTGGTCG
It includes:
- a CDS encoding MarR family winged helix-turn-helix transcriptional regulator; this translates as MSDMSRASKIEELDRAFVEMARFFISHWLEEEELISPKQFILLRVLHQKGRSTVSELATILKQSNSATTIALNRLVKAGYIDRVRDELDRRVVWVTLSQKAVPMLEGLLCQRRALVGKLLENLSDEELEQFTYFLRKMKQCM
- a CDS encoding GGDEF domain-containing protein encodes the protein MDSRWIGMGVSCFIIWIWLIVCGLPDEQSAMRFVVLMAIIQMAAGYSLGIYVNRLRQMAYHDSLTGVLVNRRFLDRLIREIRQAKNQHYPITLLFIDLDNFKKFNDCHGHMEGDRLLCQFASILQANVRNQDTVGRWGGEEFVVLLKHADTNEALAIGKRIQEQVRETLSGVTVSIGVASYPMHAATAEELTHKADMLMYEAKKKKDCMVVATR
- a CDS encoding aminopeptidase produces the protein MRDSRLEQLAYNLVNYSVRVQPGENILINAKGKTPELVSALVREIYKAGGSPFVQQIDPAISREIAMNCNEEQLKVMAESEVALMEKMQGYIGIRAADNINEMADVPGDKLGLYSRLYELPVMNVRVPKTKWVVLRYPNPSMAQLANMSTAAFEDFYFQVCNLDYGKMDKAMDSLVDLMNRTDEVRLVGPDTDLTFSIKDIPAVKCAGLRNIPDGEVYTAPVKNSVNGTITHNAPTPYHGFTFENVRLTFKDGKIVEATANDSKRLNEILDTDEGARYIGEFAIGVNPFIRNPMKDILFDEKIDGSFHFTPGQCYDEAYNGNKSSVHWDMVSIQRPEWGGGEIWFDGVLIRKDGRFVIPELECLNPENLK
- a CDS encoding activator of HSP90 ATPase codes for the protein MFTFALPQFSDTQERIAVVLASVEGGCEMTFSQEIVVPHENGWTTEAVEKAEREYYEGLEHGGSRMLAGLQQSANILRSVAVYLEKKKKPVCETLATPPFGRQAGMDTVL
- a CDS encoding DUF47 domain-containing protein; amino-acid sequence: MLKSNKYIFFDLFEQQIATVHKGTHLFYEMIGNYQDVEAKVKAIKAVEKEGDEIVRRIMNELNSTFITPLEREDIHQLAHTMDSMIDYIDGVADRMYLYQVRQPEPRVLAQANILVKCSAKLIELIRTLRKLDHQVVSKIAREIKDLEHESDSNYRKMVSDLLNSPDANPIEAIKLKEIYDKLEDCADFAEDVSNLVEGIVLKNA
- a CDS encoding MDR family MFS transporter → MVWLQQMIARYDTTIWIRVIGTVLTTFAGFMLRPFLAFYLYDRMDGNLLVAAMVTSLQPLTSIISGYFAGSLSDRYGRKPLMIAALSIEAISMAGYIWAESIFAFAALTVLNGIGASLFWPAASAQITDVVPEEKRSEVFALLHTALNLGAAAGPLIGVAIYKVNPAIAFGICSCMLFVYALLLFWKVPETLPDHIRAQASRSAKTDQAPRLKLAEHPTLIWMTLAAVPVSLLYSQVEIILPQHLRTQYTDFLSVFATLMTINGVLVVCCQIAIAKYAERFPAHWVILTAYLFLACVGFGYGWAPGFLILVLAEVLFTIGEMLYGPQIQKAISVMAPEEYRGRYFAIFGANWGITGTIGPSVGAVAFKGIGGALWFSILSLLLLVGGLFQYRFVKKTTQAEPAESVQSLSS
- a CDS encoding isoprenylcysteine carboxyl methyltransferase family protein; the encoded protein is MLFFVTVMAAVCLQRFCELVLAARNARYVCALGGVEIGAGHYKYIVLMHVCFFVSLMVEVLATGSASALPPWWGYSFGLFLAAQLLRYWCIQSLGRRWNTRILVIPGEAPLRRGPYRWLRHPNYVVVAIELFTLPLTFSAVNTAVAFTLLNAWLLLRVRIPLEEKGVYEGEESS
- a CDS encoding type III polyketide synthase, which gives rise to MPRIESVATAVPPHEVSTEASMQLARHFFQDAFPDIDRLLNVFAHSHIEKRHFCMPLDWFSSDQPFAEKNRLYIQHAEALSLAAARKCLQKAGLVPTDIDCLVFVSSTGIATPSMDSRLVNSLGLRSDITRIPLWGLGCAGGAMGLSRSCEYAGAYPGRRVLLISVELCGLTFIRQDLSKSNLVATCLFGDGAAAVVVSGDHVQASAEEGAPRIQFRDARTTTWPDTLDVMGWELTEPGLKVIFSRDIPTLIQTYMRENVESFLTSHQTTVDRLRHFIFHPGGAKVLNAYQSSLGIDAEATRHSEEVLRHFGNMSSPTVLFVLEKSMEQAWQPGDRGLVAALGPGFSSELLLLEAR
- a CDS encoding DUF4025 domain-containing protein, yielding MAERENRPTQQLSETGQMESAVYQVEEEAGGLAATQEQVSDMYKMGTIEDSEQSE
- the lepB gene encoding signal peptidase I, translated to MEQTKSTAKWKTELLDWLKSFVLIGGLTAFIYVFVMAPYVVQGRSMESTLHDRERVIVNKAIYYLKEPKPGDIVIIHPDASGDNWIKRVIAVAGDTVEAKNDQVYVNGQPLSEEYLANNKLQASAAGVTLTEDFGPITIPEGSVFVMGDNRNNSMDSRVIGPVKLDHVVGRAEAVYWPLSDIRLPK